In the genome of Raphanus sativus cultivar WK10039 chromosome 9, ASM80110v3, whole genome shotgun sequence, the window GGTTGACCCGCATCCACCCGGACACTTCTGCAACAGTAGTGCATCAGCACATCAGACCGCGTGGGTTGACCCCATGGTGGATTACGATCTGTGAATGCTTGTCCAAGCTCGCCCCGCCTAGTTCATTAGCcgataacattaaaattttctaatatgATCAACGGGATATTAAAATCCACCAAACTAAtagttttaaacatttttgaATTCGTCCTAAACAATCATTCATTTGATCCTGGCAAAAATTGAAAATGTACACACAAGTACATGTAAAGTTCGTAGACGAATTCGTCGATATTTGAGTCGTAATGTTCTGAGAGCCCTTGTAAAGATGTCACATAAACTGCATTAGGCCAAATGGTCCATATGCGATCCAAGTAATTATATTCATCATAGTGAGTGATATATAATGGTTTAGCTGTGAAAATTAGAAAACCAATGTTACTACTTTTGCTATTTTGTTGTGGTTACATGTATTCCATGCAAAGAGTGATACCATATCATTAGTACAGAAACTTATTTTGCTTTTTTTCTGGAATTACTTGGCTTCCTTaagatattatatttatcaCCCCAAACATCTAGAAACACTTGGCTTCTTTAAGATCTTATTTCTAGAAACACTTGTGCTCCAACATCTATgaacataaaaacaaatatttttgttgtagcCTACTACTATTTCCTATATACCAGTCACCTAGTATTAATAACCTGGTTTGATCAGAATCGTCGAATTAACGTAATTAGGTAACTCTGTAGACGcttcttgattttctttaaaataaacattagaATTTAACATTACAATAAAACGAAAAACACACAAACCAAAGACTTATTCGAGAACAcattaaacacacacacatacacagtGCAACATGGCACTGTACGAAATATTAGACAGAAAGAAACAAACACGAGAAGAGACGAGACGATGGATTGAAGATTTATGAGAATCGATTGAGATGGATGGATCAGCAATGTCTGGTACAGTAGCAACGACGACGGAACCCACGGCATTTACCTCCATGAAAACCTTCGTTGTGGCACACATTTGCGCAATTGTGCCTGCTCACACAAGGACCCCTGAACTTATGGCTCTTCGACTCACACGTGCGTGCCTCCACGGTGACTGGACCCATCCCTACACAGAATGAACACATACGAAAACACTTTCTTTAGACCATAGAGCTTAGTTTCATGTTCTCATGCATGATGCGCTATTTATCTTCAAAGTTTATGGAAGAACGAGTATGTTCGCTAAACAACACAACCAAATCCCGTAGTCAACTAAATTCGTGTGGTGATGAGAACGATAAAAACCAACTTTTTCTAAGAGCATTCACTGAATAATCGTTAGAAAACATGAAACAATTATGGATATATAATAGATCCACAAATATAAGCTATGTTATATTATGtgtaaaatgattatatatttgCATGCGTACGTGCATGGTTAGATATTAAGGTATAGAAACAATGAACCTGAAGCGACGAATATCATAAACATGAGGAGAACAGCTGAGATCAAACGCAAAGAAAGCTTCATTTTGCGAGAGAGGAAGAAAGTTTAAGAGAGAGCGATAGTTGGAAGGAAACAATTGTTAAGTGTGTGGAGCTAGTGAGGAAGGTGGCACTATATAAAGGGACTATAAAGCGGTATAAGAACGATCGAGAATATTGATGTTACGTACACAATcgagtttttagtttttacttgatatttttgaataattgttttttataaaaagcaTAGTGAAAGGTGTATCTTTTTGAACCATTATCAGATTTCGATATTCCCTATTGATCGTTGCCACAGTGGTGTGACGACGTTTTGTcgattttctctttatttttcctGCTTTTTCACATTCTCTTAGTTTTATAATTTGGTTCATTTGTTTTTCTAGCCTTTTCACACTGTGGTAAATATAAATTTGGTCTTTACTTATTGGAGGTGACATCACGCACAGAGATTTTAGACTATCAttgttgattttttataaatttattaataatttattaaacagATGTTCAAAAACATTACCCTAAAACTTGTATTTGGAAAATTTTGACATAAATTACACAACACagacaaaatttaatttaaaagtctCCTActaataaatcataaatcagTAGATCCTTCTCGATATCAGTAAAAAAttcatttcaaattttttaaaccgataaacttataaaataagGGTTGATAATTGAGTTAGTCAGATAATGTGGAGTCCACCCAGTATGATAGTGGCCACGTGAAAAAGTTAGTAACCCAAATGAAAGTAAAAGGATAGATCTTTAATCGTGCCAAAATGAAAAACTAAAGTAAAGTTGGTATTTTACACACTGTTTAGGAAAAAAAACGCACTAGAAACTCAAATACGAAGTAATACACCATACCTTAAGGTCCTTAACTCCTATTACTTGTTATTATATGAAAGCTAACTCGAGATATTCttgttaagcaaaaaaaaaagattacttaTTCcagaaacaaataatatttgGAATAATAGAAATGTATTTAGCTgaatttaaaagaaagaaatgcTTAGTATTCACATGGGAAGTGGCAGACAAAAAGTTGCTTTTCTCTTTAGTCGTCGTGTGGCTTTTATAATGTACACGATCTCCTTTTGCTTATTTGGTTTCGTTTTCATATATTTCATCCAAGTTTTCGGGTGGGCTTAGTTTTCCAGTTGCCTCGGATTTGGACGGCTTCTAATGAACTATGAGTTTATTACTAATTTAAATGAATAGAGAATATTATGGATTAATTTTTAGAGGGGGTTATAATTTAGATTTGCTAAAATGATATGAAGAGGATTCAAGGAAATTAACCTTTTTccaattcaaatatttttttcggAATTAACCATCTTATTACTCAACTTAACTTGATACTATATATGGTGCACAAAAAAACTTAATAGTATATAACTGGTTGATGAACAAAAACGCTAGCAGTTATATTAACGTTTTTGAAAAAAGTTTAGTGCAAATTTTGACTCGTATTCTTGTCTTCCAAACATGAAATGTTCATCCAACGTTCATTAGACCGAGAATGTTTGGTTTTCAGTTTACATGCGTAAGAGAAATGTAACTATAGATATATCACTTGACcccaaaaaaaactatagaGATATATCTGGTAAGCTACTACTAGTGTTACACATGTTTCTCTCCGATAACACATAAATTTCGTTTCTCAATTTACCTCAAAGACAACAGAGAAAAGAACTGTTATCCCATGAGAAGAGAAGCGAGAATCTCTCCCATGGTTTTCTCCGGCGTGTCTCCGTTGTCATCTACGTGAACTCCCGACTCTAAAACCGCCGCATCAAGTACAAGTTTCCTCTTTGCTATCTCGTAGATGTTCTCATCCACCGTTGACTTCGTCACCAGTCTGTACCACCAACATTGCCATAAGTTAGAGTACAGTGAAAATACATAACCGAACCGAGTCATGATTCATAAACCGAAAACAAACCAAAACTTTACTAAAACCCAATCgggtttcttttttcttttcaaaccaaaatagttaaaatacATGAATGtaaatattagtttaaaatatataaaccaaacctAATCAAAATTCTTACATCTGAGCCAAACCAAAACACGTTTACATTCTAATTATTAAATATCAAAACCataccaaaccaaaccaaatgccTACCCCAAGGATATGgttatgtatattattttcttcaacTGACTGTAGGAATTAAAAGCTCAAACCTGAAGATAGTGACTGGTTTGGTTTGACCGATACGATGGCATCGATCTTCAGCTTGCCGATCAATCTGTGGATTAAAATCCATATCGTGAATAATCACTGTATCTGCTCCCGTTAAATTCAGACCTTGTCCGCCTGCTCGAGTTGACAACAGACAAGCAAATATCGACTTATCGTTGTTGAATGTGTCGACTATAGTTTGTCTATCTGTGACTTGAGTACTGcaagaaccaaaccaaaacaaaagacATTTAGCTTCTTCATTGCTGCAGGATCgg includes:
- the LOC108827104 gene encoding defensin-like protein 1, which codes for MKLSLRLISAVLLMFMIFVASGMGPVTVEARTCESKSHKFRGPCVSRHNCANVCHNEGFHGGKCRGFRRRCYCTRHC